Proteins co-encoded in one Artemia franciscana chromosome 10, ASM3288406v1, whole genome shotgun sequence genomic window:
- the LOC136032108 gene encoding transmembrane protein 199-like → MNHIEIKPGAMLIEYIRNLDDSADFPERVLSVKRGENGNLKRNDIEWIKQKITQVPADYPLHKMLRCCDILLPTLPAPPPRNPQLEARCLRLRKEQEQKEYDAMVNRIAPPKERKPDNLAAELREVNRQLIQVFQFVLSTGSAFVFGFWGVDWAAGPFDFGSRSLIGVFCALIVAIAEIYFLIKIIGVSDNFIDGVKNKKICSKDE, encoded by the exons ATGAATCACATTGAAATCAAGCCCGGTGCGATGCTCATTGAGTATATTCGAAATCTAGATGACTCTGCCGATTTTCCAGAAAGAGTTCTCAGTGTTAAGAGAGGAGAGAATGGAAACTTGAAAAGAAACGACATTGAATggataaaacagaaaataacaCAG GTTCCTGCTGACTATCCTCTGCACAAAATGCTAAGATGTTGCGATATATTGCTTCCAACATTGCCAGCCCCGCCACCTAGGAATCCTCAACTTGAGGCGAGGTGTCTCCGtttaagaaaagaacaagaacaaaaagaatatGATGCCATGGTTAATAGAATTGCACCTCCCAAAGAAAGGAAGCCGGATAATCTTGCTGCAGAAT tgcgTGAGGTGAATAGACAGTTGATTCAAGTGTTCCAGTTTGTGTTATCGACCGGTTCAGCCTTTGTGTTTGGTTTCTGGGGTGTTGATTGGGCAGCAGGTCCATTCGATTTTGGTTCTCGTTCACTCATTGGCGTCTTCTGTGCACTCATAGTTGCCATTgcagaaatatattttcttatcaaaattattgGTGTTTCTGATAATTTTATAGACGgtgttaaaaataagaaaatttgttcCAAAGATGAATAG